The Candidatus Desulfofervidus auxilii DNA segment AGATACACCACACAGTGCCTTATGAACTCCTTCATGCCAGGCCTTTAAGTCAAATTTAATGCAGCCTCCACTAGCTAGAGAAATCTTGGCCATCTGTTTTAAAATTTTGGGATTAACTGCTCCATTTGTTTCCCAGCATATTCTTATAATAGATTTATCTTTGCGTTTTAGAATTTTTCTGGAGACTGCTAAGGCATGGATAATTTGTGGTGTGGGGTCACCGCCAAAGTAACAGACGCAACTTACATTTTTCTTAAAACAGGCCTCCACCAGTTCATTTATACTTACCCAATGGGGATGTCTAAACCCCTCTTTAAAAGACCAATTTTGACAATATAGACAATTAAAATTACATGCCTGATAAAATACTGCCAGATTGTAATATTCCAATTCAGGTCCTTTTGTATAAGCATATTGAGGATAGCCTGAACCGGTTCCTCCTGGGCACACCCAGTCAGCTACACAATTTGTAGGTAATGGGTCATAATAAAAATGAAGATTGCCTTTTATTGTTCCTCCCCCAATTTTTCCATTAATATTTTTTCTTATTCCACAATAACCTACTTCCTGTGAACTTATCACACATTTATTTACACATAACCTACACTGAATTCCTTTGGGGTTTTTGGTTACATAAGGTGGTAACCCAAAAGATTGACGGCTAGCAGCATGAAGAGAAAAGATTTCCTCTTTTATTGAATCCCAATAATCACGTAGGCATTGATAACAATAGCCTAATACATTGGAGATATTAACTCCTTCTTTCCCACAAATCTTACACTTTCCCATAATATTATTCTAAACTTCTTTGAGATAAAAACAACTGGAATTTCCAAAATCCGCCATTGATTTTTTATTCTATTTTAATGAGGTTAACTTCACTAACCTATTTATAGTTTAGCAGATTGCTCCGTTAAACCATCAAGACCAAGCCCTTCAGGGTGGCTTTCGCCAGTCTTGATGACACTTCGCAGAAGGATTACAGGTGCAGTACCAGATATAGGCGCAGATGAATTTATGGCTACTCCTACGCCTG contains these protein-coding regions:
- a CDS encoding radical SAM protein, which translates into the protein MGKCKICGKEGVNISNVLGYCYQCLRDYWDSIKEEIFSLHAASRQSFGLPPYVTKNPKGIQCRLCVNKCVISSQEVGYCGIRKNINGKIGGGTIKGNLHFYYDPLPTNCVADWVCPGGTGSGYPQYAYTKGPELEYYNLAVFYQACNFNCLYCQNWSFKEGFRHPHWVSINELVEACFKKNVSCVCYFGGDPTPQIIHALAVSRKILKRKDKSIIRICWETNGAVNPKILKQMAKISLASGGCIKFDLKAWHEGVHKALCGVSNRQTLENFAWLASLSKKRPSPPFLIASTLLVPGYVDVEEVRKITHFIAQLDSNIPYSLLAFYPSFVLRDLPTTSFSHAERCMEVAKQAGLKRIKIGNQHLLGNAYT